From Cherax quadricarinatus isolate ZL_2023a unplaced genomic scaffold, ASM3850222v1 Contig245, whole genome shotgun sequence, one genomic window encodes:
- the LOC128686641 gene encoding zinc finger protein 432 isoform X1, which produces MGSFVTLNLQSLVSMLEACHNCATGNAAQVSTGDTLSVRLGNEVVRPFTFLCCGTIISPGGAIFWHSEEITPDAITSSDQINQQSLKVKDGSTEERRNVEEIEDIIVKCEDENGKKFDSEEVSLHNFLMERDPLLVDDLPMINKSVDVCATPGGNEKTKEAVIPENETVRKNIIGLLSYQDTLGSSDNICDSKANGLSKRTKYPENFTCEFCGKIFTGKERAYQFYYHRNREHTHDMIYKCDICSKEFWGDRELLSHMSGHRDQGHICHICGQKFNAKKNLKTHLLVHLSIREYVCCYCDKSFRRKDHLTVHERIHTGERPYQCKWCDSGYPQKQQLNLHFRKCPILKRQEAKPYSS; this is translated from the exons ATGGGATCATTTGTTACCCTAAATCTGCAGTCACTTGTAAGCATGCTGGAAGCATGTCACAATTGTGCTACAG GTAATGCTGCTCAAGTTAGCACTGGTGATACATTGTCAGTGAGGCTAGGAAATGAAGTGGTGCGACCATTCACTTTCTTATGTTGTGGAACCATTATCAGTCCAGGGGGAGCTATATTCTGGCACTCAGAAGAAATTACACCTGATGCTATTACTAGTAGTGATCAAATTAATCAGCAGTCACTAAAAGTAAAGGATGGTAGTACAGAAGAGAGAAGAAATGTGGAAGAAATTGAGGATATAATTGTCAAATGTGAAGATGAAAATGGTAAGAAATTTGATAGTGAAGAAGTTAGTCTTCATAATTTTTTGATGGAAAGGGATCCTCTTTTGGTGGATGATTTGCCTATGATTAACAAATCTGTAGATGTATGTGCAACACCAGGAGGAAATGAAAAAACAAAAGAAGCTGTCATTCCAGAAAATGAAACagtaaggaaaaatataataggACTATTGAGTTATCAGGATACTTTAGGCTCTTCTGATAACATTTGTGACAGTAAAGCTAATGGACTCAGTAAAAGAACAAAATATCCAGAAAATTTTACCTGTGAATTTTGTGGGAAAATATTTACAGGAAAAGAAAGAGCATACCAATTCTATTACCATAGAAACCGTGAACACACACATGATATGATCTACAAATGTGATATTTGCTCAAAGGAATTTTGGGGAGATAGGGAGCTTCTCTCTCATATGAGTGGACATAGAGATCAGGGTCATATTTGTCACATTTGTGGACAAAAATTTAATGCCAAGAAAAATCTAAAAACTCACCTCTTAGTACACTTATCTATACGTGAATATGTCTGCTGTTACTGTGATAAGTCTTTTAGAAGGAAGGATCACCTTACTGTTCATGAGAGAATTCACACAGGGGAAAGACCTTATCAGTGCAAGTGGTGTGATTCAGGATATCCCCAAAAGCAGCAGCTTAATCTACATTTTCGCAAGTGCCCCATTCTAAAACGCCAGGAAGCCAAGCCTTACTCCAGTTAG